The following proteins come from a genomic window of Daphnia carinata strain CSIRO-1 chromosome 6, CSIRO_AGI_Dcar_HiC_V3, whole genome shotgun sequence:
- the LOC130702441 gene encoding proclotting enzyme-like, with amino-acid sequence MKTINSVDRHFTNKRSYFFAVRVSCRASRGKAFGINFAVAQRQDAFIVEGDSVTNERNARMVGADEAVRNQYPFMVAVMKHSDAVTDEYSLYCGASLISSTQILTAAHCVNDVETNKVLGPEWFIVLLGMHFMNESMNDAQVTKRVIKVMVHEEFDSISHFNDIAILTMETSVVFTSTISPVCLPPNGSSDQYFNRIAIAQGWGRTQEKGKNSDFLRHVGIRIISNTLCRKSYMEEGKIADHMLCTWLSGKDACQNDSGGPLIIAGEHQKCSWIQVGIVSFGRGCARRFPGVYTRLTSFLPWLNRHLKV; translated from the exons ATGAAGACCATCAACAGCGTTGATA GACACTTCACAAACAAGAGAAGTTATTTCTTCGCAGTTAGGGTGTCGTGCAGAGCATCTCGAGGAAAAGCGTTTGGCATCAA CTTTGCAGTCGCGCAAAGGCAAGATGCATTCATTGTCGAAG gTGACAGTGTAACAAACGAGAGAAATGCTAGAATGGTTGGGGCTGACGAAGCCGTTCGGAATCAATACCCATTTATG GTGGCTGTAATGAAACACAGTGATGCAGTAACAGATGAATATTCTCTGTATTGTGGAGCTTCTTTGATCAGTTCGACTCAAATCCTGACGGCTGCCCATTGCGTAAATGATGTCGAAACTAACAA GGTGTTGGGTCCCGAGTGGTTTATCGTGCTGCTTGGAATGCACTTCATGAACGAATCGATGAACGATGCCCAAGTGACCAAACGAGTGATTAAGGTCATGGTCCATGAAGAATTTGATTCAATAAGTCAC TTTAACGACATCGCCATCTTGACAATGGAGACGTCTGTGGTTTTCACGTCAACCATTTCACCCGTTTGTCTGCCACCGAATGGCTCCAGTGACCAATATTTTAACAGAATTGCCATTGCACAAGGATGGGGACGTACCCaagagaaggggaaaaatTCCGATTTTCTCCGTCACGTTGGTATACGCATTATTTCCAACACATTATGCAGGAAGAGTTACatggaagaaggaaaaattgcTGATCATATGCTTTGCACCTGGTTGTCTGGCAAAGACGCTTGTCAG AATGACAGCGGTGGTCCATTGATAATTGCAGGCGAACATCAGAAATGCTCATGGATTCAGGTCGGAATCGTCAGTTTTGGACGTG GATGTGCAAGGAGATTTCCTGGGGTTTACACGAGACTGACGTCATTTTTGCCTTGGTTAAACAGACATTTGAAAGTGTGA
- the LOC130702519 gene encoding proclotting enzyme-like, with product MKCSTVRVLMLMVSIQSGHVSLSIIPSRWPATQYGGMEGVVSSPIRLAREVNETVDPEDQTEKILYAKSNQYPFMVGIFTFREEFHRFACGGSLISSNKILTAAHCVTYNNTKISMELVRLKVKLGMHFLNSTSDDAELTVDVRHIKIHEYYNPKNRLNNIAILTLGADIETTKTISTVCLMPDGYYDYKDMFITMGWITTPSQWNNTDRLWHSMLMPWPYSFWKDEYLSLGFKLTDRMFYASWNGEFGCRHDDGSPMIVSYGNVAASNFLSGCRYMQVGIASIARGCFKPKLPGVYTSVEKFMPWIRENAPDVIAASLPIRGIETSSETDVTIDPEFLI from the exons ATGAAGTGCTCG ACTGTCCGGGTGTTAATGCTAATGGTTAGTATCCAGTCGGGACATGTATCGCTGTCTATTATCCCTTCACGCTGGCCAGCTACCCAGTACGGGGGCATGGAAGGGGTTGTGAGTAGCCCAATCCGTTTGGCACGAGAAGTTAACGAGACCGTGGATCCTGAGGACCAGACAGAGAAAATTCTTTATGCCAAAAGTAATCAGTATCCTTTTATG GTGGGAATTTTTACATTCAGAGAGGAATTTCACCGTTTCGCATGTGGAGGTTCGTTAATAAGCTCCAATAAAATCTTGACAGCTGCCCACTGTGTTACTTACAACAATACTAAAAT TTCCATGGAACTTGTGCGATTGAAAGTCAAACTTGGTATGCACTTTTTGAACAGCACGTCGGATGATGCTGAATTGACGGTGGATGTTAGGCACATTAAAATCCACGAATACTATAACCCTAAGAATAGA CTTAATAATATCGCGATCTTGACGCTCGGAGCAGACATTGAAACAACGAAGACAATATCAACTGTTTGCTTGATGCCAGATGGTTATTACGATTATAAAGATATGTTCATCACGATGGGATGGATAACCACACCGAGCCAGTGGAATAATACGGATCGTCTTTGGCACTCCATGTTGATGCCCTGGCCATACTCATTTTGGAAAGATGAATATTTGAGTTTAGGTTTCAAGCTTACCGATCGTATGTTTTATGCATCTTGGAACGGAGAATTCGGGTGTAGA CATGACGACGGTAGTCCAATGATCGTGTCATATGGCAATGTAGCCGCGTCGAATTTCCTCAGTGGATGCCGTTACATGCAAGTTGGCATTGCCAGCATTGCTCGTG GTTGTTTCAAACCGAAACTGCCGGGGGTTTATACCAGTGTTGAAAAGTTCATGCCCTGGATAAGGGAAAATGCGCCGGATGTTATTGCTGCATCGCTACCTATCCGGGGAATAGAAACTTCATCTGAAACCGACGTCACCATCGATCCGGAATTTTTAATATAA
- the LOC130702525 gene encoding venom protease-like: protein MESAATYLLLLLAVANVQAASIQYPALPSINSRSQPLQQWNSKDDQGRTNFGYAYYDQAASNVRNANGYMIGSWSYLNPEGTQVRASYTADDKGFNVLFSNDGVAASPVAYAAVEEEVPVLSAPVDTPVAYTPVENFPASFRNGGDQPAIADDSLCLSNELRAMSRMDSLNATSRMTASEEATPNQYPFLVALASGDEEEGNLDTSCGGSLITPTKILTAAHCITKEKTETLITHAIHVRFGMHTINPTASDSQDKRNVVDMKIHEEYNGETLENDIAILTLDSPVEYTDNIQPICLSPTCLVTDGLEAIGMGWGYIKSGGPDSEYLRHAVLPVVGNKECQEIYGDKDDIRDTMLCAYGGAKDTCQGDSGGPLVVDYGESKSECRFVQIGVVNYGDECGVTENPGVYARVGAYLDWIAANM, encoded by the exons ATGGAATCAGCg GCTACATAccttttgctgctgttggcagTGGCCAACGTTCAAGCGGCAAGTATCCAATACCCGGCCTTGCCTTCCATTAACTCGCGTTCACAACCCCTGCAACAATGGAACAGTAAAGATGATCAAGGGCGAACAAACTTCGGCTATGCCTATTACGACCAGGCAGCCTCTAACGTTCGTAACGCCAATGGTTACATGATTGGCTCTTGGAGTTACCTGAACCCGGAAGGTACGCAGGTTCGTGCTTCCTACACAGCTGACGACAAAGGCTTCAACGTGCTCTTCAGCAATGATGGCGTTGCTGCCAGTCCGGTAGCGTACGCGGCTGTCGAAGAAGAGGTCCCTGTTCTTTCCGCTCCTGTTGATACTCCAGTAGCGTACACCCCTGTTGAAAACTTCCCTGCGAGTTTCAGGAATGGTGGAGATCAACCTGCTATTGCTGATGATTCTCTCTGTTTAAGCAATGAACTCCGTGCAATGTCCCGAATGGATAGTTTAAATGCCACTTCTAGAATGACAGCCAGTGAGGAAGCCACTCCGAATCAATACCCGTTCTTG GTGGCCCTTGCCTCCGGTGATGAGGAAGAGGGAAACCTCGACACTTCTTGCGGCGGATCTTTGATTACTCCGACCAAAATCTTGACGGCTGCCCACTGCATTACTAAAGAGAAAACGGAAAC CTTAATTACGCATGCCATCCATGTGAGATTCGGAATGCACACGATTAATCCAACAGCCAGTGACTCCCAAGATAAAAGAAACGTCGTAGACATGAAAATTCACGAAGAGTATAACGGCGAGACTCTT GAGAACGACATCGCCATTTTGACCCTGGATTCGCCTGTGGAATATACGGACAATATCCAGCCCATTTGCTTGTCGCCAACGTGTTTGGTTACTGACGGATTGGAAGCGATTGGAATGGGATGGGGATACATCAAATCTGGAGGGCCAGATTCAGAATATCTACGACACGCTGTCCTTCCAGTTGTTGGCAACAAAGAATGCCAGGAAATCTACGGAGATAAAGATGATATTCGTGACACTATGCTTTGCGCTTATGGAGGTGCAAAAGACACTTGTCAG GGTGACAGCGGGGGCCCTCTGGTAGTCGACTATGGCGAATCAAAGTCAGAATGTCGTTTCGTGCAAATTGGTGTTGTCAACTACGGCGATG AATGCGGCGTGACGGAAAATCCAGGAGTTTACGCCAGAGTTGGGGCATACTTGGATTGGATAGCAGCAAATATGTAA
- the LOC130702506 gene encoding coagulation factor IX-like isoform X2, protein MGSPAAYLLLLLAVANVQAASIQYPALLSINSRTQPVQQWNNKDDQGRINFGYAYYGQAASNVLNANGDMIGSWSYLNPEGTQVHASYTADNKGFNVLFNNGAPIDTPVAYAPVEHVPVFAAPVETPVAYAPVEDVPVIAAPVETPVAYAPVEDVAVFAAPVETPVAYTPVEDVPFIAAPVEDVPVFATPVETPVAYAPVEDVPFIAAPVDTPVAYVPVEDAPAPVASPVAYASFPVEEVPVYPKDDDEEPETIQPEKVQPAIGDRSLCESNELRALSRMDRSNTTSNSTFKMTESEEATANQYPFLVALVYGDEENENLNPFCGGSLIAPTKILTAAHCITEEKTETLMKDAFHVRLGVHTITKTSSDSKLNRKVVNMKIHENYLAKTFENDIAILTLDSPVEYTEAIQPICLSPSCLNTDEIQAIGMGWGHIQHGGPLSEYVRHAVLPVVSNAKCQETYGEKDDIIDSLLCAYGGDLDTCQGDSGGPLVSDYGSSVENCRFVQIGVVSYGQECGATIFPGVYTRVSSFLEWISENM, encoded by the exons ATGGGATCTCCG GCTGCATAccttttgctgctgttggcagTGGCCAACGTTCAAGCGGCAAGTATCCAATACCCGGCCTTGCTTTCTATTAACTCACGTACACAACCCGTACAACAATGGAACAATAAAGACGATCAAGGGCGAATAAACTTCGGCTATGCCTATTACGGCCAGGCAGCTTCAAACGTTCTTAATGCCAATGGTGATATGATTGGCTCATGGAGTTACCTGAACCCGGAAGGTACGCAGGTTCATGCTTCCTACACAGCTGACAACAAAGGCTTCAACGTGCTCTTCAACAACGGCGCTCCTATTGACACTCCGGTGGCATACGCGCCTGTCGAACATGTCCCTGTCTTTGCCGCTCCTGTGGAAACTCCGGTTGCATACGCGCCTGTCGAAGATGTCCCTGTCATTGCCGCTCCTGTTGAAACTCCGGTTGCATACGCGCCTGTCGAAGATGTCGCTGTGTTTGCAGCTCCTGTGGAAACTCCGGTGGCATACACGCCTGTCGAAGATGTCCCTTTCATTGCCGCTCCTGTTGAAGATGTCCCTGTCTTTGCAACTCCTGTGGAAACTCCGGTGGCATACGCGCCTGTCGAAGATGTCCCTTTCATTGCCGCTCCTGTTGATACTCCGGTGGCATACGTGCCTGTCGAAGATGCCCCTGCTCCTGTTGCCAGTCCAGTAGCGTACGCGTCCTTCCCTGTTGAAGAAGTCCCTGTTTATCCCAAAGATGATGACGAAGAACCCGAAACGATTCAACCTGAAAAGGTTCAACCTGCAATTGGGGATCGTTCTCTCTGTGAAAGCAACGAACTCCGTGCCTTGTCTCGAATGGACAGGTCAAATACCACGTCAAATTCCACATTTAAAATGACAGAGAGTGAAGAAGCCACGGCGAATCAATATCCATTCTTG GTGGCGCTTGTTTACGGagatgaggaaaacgaaaacctCAATCCGTTTTGTGGCGGATCTTTGATTGCTCCAACCAAAATTCTAACGGCTGCCCACTGCATCACTGAGGAAAAAACGGAAAC cttaatgaaaGATGCTTTCCATGTCAGACTTGGAGTGCACACGATTACCAAAACATCGAGTGACTCCAAGTTAAATAGAAAAGTCGTGAACATGAAAATTCACGAAAACTATCTCGCCAAGACATTT GAGAACGACATCGCCATTTTGACACTGGACTCGCCTGTGGAATATACGGAAGCTATTCAACCCATTTGCTTGTCGCCGTCGTGCTTGAATACTGACGAAATACAAGCCATTGGCATGGGTTGGGGACACATCCAACATGGTGGTCCACTTTCAGAATATGTACGACACGCCGTGCTTCCAGTTGTGAGCAATGCAAAGTGCCAGGAAACCTACGGGGAGAAAGATGATATTATTGACTCTTTACTTTGCGCTTATGGAGGTGATCTAGACACTTGCCAG GGTGACAGCGGCGGTCCTCTAGTATCAGATTATGGCTCATCGGTGGAAAATTGCCGTTTCGTGCAGATTGGCGTCGTCAGCTATGGCCAAG AATGCGGCGCAACGATATTTCCAGGAGTTTACACTAGGGTTAGTTCATTCTTGGAGTGGATATCAGAAAATATGTAA
- the LOC130702506 gene encoding coagulation factor IX-like isoform X1 codes for MGSPAAYLLLLLAVANVQAASIQYPALLSINSRTQPVQQWNNKDDQGRINFGYAYYGQAASNVLNANGDMIGSWSYLNPEGTQVHASYTADNKGFNVLFNNGAPIDTPVAYAPVEHVPVFAAPVETPVAYAPVEDVPVIAAPVETPVAYAPVEDVAVFAAPVETPVAYTPVEDVPFIAAPVEDVPVFATPVETPVAYAPVEDVPFIAAPVDTPVAYVPVEDAPAPVASPVAYASFPVEEVPVYPKDDDEEPETIQPEKVQPAIGDRSLCESNELRALSRMDRSNTTSNSTFKMTESEEATANQYPFLVALVYGDEENENLNPFCGGSLIAPTKILTAAHCITEEKTETLVTHDVHVRFGMHTISKTSSDAKDKRNVIEMKIHEQYDGKLVENDIAILTLDSPVEYTDAIQPICLSPLCLNTDGMETIAMGWGHVEYKGEASEYLRHAVIPVVSNEDCQATYGEKDNIIDTMLCAYGGEKDTCQGDSGGPLVADYGESMSECRFVQVGVVSYGQECGATKYPGIYTRVNSYLDWIVENM; via the exons ATGGGATCTCCG GCTGCATAccttttgctgctgttggcagTGGCCAACGTTCAAGCGGCAAGTATCCAATACCCGGCCTTGCTTTCTATTAACTCACGTACACAACCCGTACAACAATGGAACAATAAAGACGATCAAGGGCGAATAAACTTCGGCTATGCCTATTACGGCCAGGCAGCTTCAAACGTTCTTAATGCCAATGGTGATATGATTGGCTCATGGAGTTACCTGAACCCGGAAGGTACGCAGGTTCATGCTTCCTACACAGCTGACAACAAAGGCTTCAACGTGCTCTTCAACAACGGCGCTCCTATTGACACTCCGGTGGCATACGCGCCTGTCGAACATGTCCCTGTCTTTGCCGCTCCTGTGGAAACTCCGGTTGCATACGCGCCTGTCGAAGATGTCCCTGTCATTGCCGCTCCTGTTGAAACTCCGGTTGCATACGCGCCTGTCGAAGATGTCGCTGTGTTTGCAGCTCCTGTGGAAACTCCGGTGGCATACACGCCTGTCGAAGATGTCCCTTTCATTGCCGCTCCTGTTGAAGATGTCCCTGTCTTTGCAACTCCTGTGGAAACTCCGGTGGCATACGCGCCTGTCGAAGATGTCCCTTTCATTGCCGCTCCTGTTGATACTCCGGTGGCATACGTGCCTGTCGAAGATGCCCCTGCTCCTGTTGCCAGTCCAGTAGCGTACGCGTCCTTCCCTGTTGAAGAAGTCCCTGTTTATCCCAAAGATGATGACGAAGAACCCGAAACGATTCAACCTGAAAAGGTTCAACCTGCAATTGGGGATCGTTCTCTCTGTGAAAGCAACGAACTCCGTGCCTTGTCTCGAATGGACAGGTCAAATACCACGTCAAATTCCACATTTAAAATGACAGAGAGTGAAGAAGCCACGGCGAATCAATATCCATTCTTG GTGGCGCTTGTTTACGGagatgaggaaaacgaaaacctCAATCCGTTTTGTGGCGGATCTTTGATTGCTCCAACCAAAATTCTAACGGCTGCCCACTGCATCACTGAGGAAAAAACGGAAAC CTTGGTTACTCATGACGTCCATGTCAGATTCGGAATGCACACGATTAGCAAAACATCGAGTGACgccaaagataaaagaaacgtcattgaaatgaaaattcacgAACAGTATGACGGCAAGCTAGTT GAGAACGACATCGCCATTTTGACACTGGACTCGCCTGTGGAATACACGGACGCTATTCAACCCATTTGCTTGTCGCCGCTGTGCTTGAATACTGACGGAATGGAAACGATTGCCATGGGTTGGGGACACGTCGAATACAAAGGTGAAGCTTCAGAATATCTACGACACGCTGTCATTCCAGTTGTGAGCAACGAAGACTGCCAGGCTACCTATGGGGAAAAGGATAATATTATCGACACGATGCTTTGCGCTTATGGAGGTGAAAAAGACACTTGTCAG GGTGACAGTGGCGGCCCTCTTGTGGCTGACTATGGCGAATCGATGTCAGAATGCCGTTTCGTGCAGGTTGGCGTCGTCAGCTATGGCCAAG AATGCGGCGCAACGAAATATCCAGGCATTTACACGAGGGTTAATTCATATCTGGACTGGATAGTAGAAAATATGTAA
- the LOC130702506 gene encoding trypsin-2-like isoform X3, with product MDSSAVYLLLLLAVANVQAASIQYPALPSINSRSQPVQQWNNKDDQGRINFGYAYYGQAASNVRNTNGDMIGSWSYLNPEGTQVSASYTADDKGFNVLFNNEAPAASPAAYAAVENVPAFDTPVASPVAYASFPVENDAVISKDDVIEPVIADDSRCLSNELRAMSRMYRSNSTFKMTASEEATPNQYPFLVSLASGDEENENLVSFCGGSLISKNKILTAAHCVTEEKTETLVTHDVHVRFGMHTISKTSSDAKDKRNVIEMKIHEQYDGKLVENDIAILTLDSPVEYTDAIQPICLSPLCLNTDGMETIAMGWGHVEYKGEASEYLRHAVIPVVSNEDCQATYGEKDNIIDTMLCAYGGEKDTCQGDSGGPLVADYGESMSECRFVQVGVVSYGQECGATKYPGIYTRVNSYLDWIVENM from the exons ATGGACTCTTCG GCTGTATACCTTTTACTGCTGTTGGCAGTGGCCAACGTTCAAGCGGCCAGTATCCAATACCCGGCCTTGCCTTCCATTAACTCACGTTCACAACCCGTACAACAATGGAACAATAAAGACGATCAAGGGCGAATAAACTTCGGCTATGCCTATTACGGCCAAGCAGCCTCAAACGTTCGTAACACCAATGGTGACATGATTGGCTCTTGGAGTTACCTGAACCCGGAAGGTACGCAGGTCAGTGCTTCCTACACAGCTGACGACAAGGGCTTCAACGTGCTCTTCAACAATGAAGCCCCTGCTGCCAGTCCGGCAGCGTACGCGGCTGTCGAAAATGTTCCTGCATTTGACACTCCTGTTGCCAGTCCAGTAGCGTACGCGTCCTTCCCTGTTGAAAACGACGCTGTCATTTCCAAAGATGATGTGATTGAACCTGTTATTGCCGATGATTCTCGCTGTTTAAGCAACGAACTTCGTGCTATGTCTCGCATGTACAGATCAAATTCTACTTTTAAGATGACAGCAAGTGAAGAGGCCACTCCGAATCAATATCCATTCTTG GTATCGCTTGCTTCAGGTGATGAGGAAAATGAGAATCTTGTCAGTTTCTGCGGCGGCTCTTTGATTTCTAAGAACAAAATCTTAACTGCCGCACACTGCGTCACTGAGGAAAAAACGGAAAC CTTGGTTACTCATGACGTCCATGTCAGATTCGGAATGCACACGATTAGCAAAACATCGAGTGACgccaaagataaaagaaacgtcattgaaatgaaaattcacgAACAGTATGACGGCAAGCTAGTT GAGAACGACATCGCCATTTTGACACTGGACTCGCCTGTGGAATACACGGACGCTATTCAACCCATTTGCTTGTCGCCGCTGTGCTTGAATACTGACGGAATGGAAACGATTGCCATGGGTTGGGGACACGTCGAATACAAAGGTGAAGCTTCAGAATATCTACGACACGCTGTCATTCCAGTTGTGAGCAACGAAGACTGCCAGGCTACCTATGGGGAAAAGGATAATATTATCGACACGATGCTTTGCGCTTATGGAGGTGAAAAAGACACTTGTCAG GGTGACAGTGGCGGCCCTCTTGTGGCTGACTATGGCGAATCGATGTCAGAATGCCGTTTCGTGCAGGTTGGCGTCGTCAGCTATGGCCAAG AATGCGGCGCAACGAAATATCCAGGCATTTACACGAGGGTTAATTCATATCTGGACTGGATAGTAGAAAATATGTAA
- the LOC130702536 gene encoding uncharacterized protein LOC130702536 yields MRIAVIQLFVLFVIYLATCDAAVPQILKSQSLIPFPRVGRSRSAFIANAIGSSARGTMLNLGSNNNNKPSNWMNNVDLTVKRHLIPFPRVGKRQSLIPFPRVGRSRYFGQYPSRDDEAMQQQLAMSDEDFQAPALILSNDILGGVNNRRVHPDEQAVFIPRPWMTSQESDE; encoded by the exons ATGAGGATCGCCGTGATTCAATTGTTCGTCCTATTCGTGATCTACTTGGCTACCTGCGATGCTG CCGTGCCGCAGATTCTCAAGTCGCAATCGCTGATCCCTTTCCCGCGGGTCGGTCGCTCCCGCTCCGCGTTCATCGCCAACGCCATCGGCAGTAGCGCAAGAGGAACAATGCTAAACCTtggcagcaacaacaacaacaagcctaGCAACTGGATG AATAACGTGGATCTCACAGTCAAGCGGCATCTGATACCTTTCCCGCGGGTCGGTAAACGCCAGTCGCTCATCCCGTTCCCTCGTGTCGGACGCTCCCGTTATTTCGGCCAGTATCCCAGCCGTGACGACGAGGCAATGCAGCAACAACTGGCCATGTCCGACGAGGATTTTCAAGCACCTGCCCTGATATTATCCAATGACATTTTAG GTGGAGTTAATAATAGACGAGTCCATCCCGATGAACAGGCCGTGTTCATTCCACGTCCATGGATGACCAGTCAAGAGTCGGATGAATAA
- the LOC130702534 gene encoding ras-like protein 2, which yields MSKPGDRSSVAQTYKIVVVGGGGVGKSAITIQFIQSYFVTDYDPTIEDSYTKQCVIDDVVAKLDILDTAGQEEFSAMREQYMRSGEGFLLVYSVADRSSFDELPRLHRQILRVKDRDEFPMLMVANKADLQHQRMVSSDEGHSLARQLKVPYLECSAKLRMNVDLAFHELVRLIRRFQALERPLTSSKDQRQARKRRKMCMLL from the exons ATGTCGAAGCCGGGCGATCGAAGCAGTGTAGCGCAAACTTATAAAATCGTCGTCGTGGGCGGGGGAGGCGTTGGAAAATCGGCCATCACCATCCAATTCATTCAG agCTACTTTGTGACAGACTATGATCCCACCATTGAAGACTCTTACACCAAGCAGTGCGTCATTGACGATGTCGTCGCTAAATTAGACA TCTTGGACACTGCTGGTCAGGAAGAATTCAGCGCCATGAGGGAGCAATATATGCGTTCCGGTGAAGGATTCTTGCTCGTCTACTCGGTCGCCGATCGTTCTTCCTTTGACGAATTGCCTCGTCTCCACAGGCAGATTCTCAGAGTCAAAGATCGCGACGAGTTCCCCATGTTGATGGTAGCCAACAAAGCGGATCTCCAACACCAAAGAATG GTCTCATCGGATGAGGGCCACTCTCTCGCCCGCCAGCTCAAAGTTCCCTACCTGGAATGTTCGGCCAAGCTACGAATGAACGTAGACCTAGCCTTCCACGAGCTGGTTCGGCTCATTCGTCGCTTCCAAGCTCTAGAACGGCCGCTCACGTCTAGCAAGGACCAACGTCAAGCACGCAAACGGCGTAAGATGTGTATGCTCTTGTAA
- the LOC130702528 gene encoding ER membrane protein complex subunit 7 homolog, giving the protein MKLSVDSTLLSTLIVCLSFLICVKSNEGENSKEWFKIEGKVQAPDAWAKLNPDWKLHTDVLIDGGEYRAFLRDDASFSVSVPSGSYVVEVSNPSIYYEPVRVDINSKGKFRARRINHVQPSAVSQITYPLKFKPGMPYRYFQQREQWRVTDLLFSPMVLMMFLPLILIFILPKMMNDPETRKEMENIQMPKYEMPEMSEMLTSLFGGGDAAKKTTKSSGSKQGVVKRK; this is encoded by the exons ATGAAGTTATCAGTTGATAGCACGCTTCTCTCCACATTAATTGTTTGCTTATCTTTTTTAATATGTGTTAAAAGTAATGAGGGTGAAAATAGTAAAGAATGGTTTAAAATTGAGGGTAAAGTTCAAGCTCCAGATGCCTGGGCTAAGTTGAATCCAGACTGGAAATTGCATACAGATGTATTAATAGACGGTGGCGAATATAGAGCGTTTCTTAG GGATGATGCCTCATTTTCAGTCAGTGTGCCGAGTGGTTCATATGTTGTGGAAGTGTCCAACCCATCCATTTACTATGAACCTGTAAGAGTGGATATTAATTCTAAAGGGAAGTTTCGGGCCAGAAGAATTAATCATGTTCAGCCCAGCGCTGTTAGTCAGATTACTTATCCCTTGAAGTTTAAACCTGGAATGCCTTATCGTTATTTCCAGCAAAGGGAGCAATGGAGAGTCACTGATCTCCTCTTCTCCCCtatg GTCCTGATGATGTTCCTTCCATTGATTCTCATATTCATTTTGCCTAAAATGATGAATGATCCAGAAACGAGAAAG gaaatggaaaacatCCAAATGCCTAAATATGAGATGCCTGAGATGAGTGAGATGCTGACATCGCTATTTGGAGGTGGCGATGCCGCCAAAAAGACAACGAAAAGCAGTGGCAGCAAGCAGGGCGTGGTCAAACGCAAATAA